TGCAATAATATGTAGCTGTTTTTTTTCGTGCGTGGTTGCTATGTACTTGGTTATGACCGCATCATTCACTTTTCCTTTTTGGGTCTATGTGAAAATCGCTAAGTGGACAATAAAGCCCTTCTGAAGTCATTATCAACATTGGTTTGTTTCTAAGTTAACTATTATCGCATTGAGTAGGCCCTAAACCTTTTGCATTCAATTCTGCAAGCGCTTCTTCAGTTTTTTTAAGATGACCCAGACCCATTCCCCGTAATACATGATCAGCTTTAGTGTATTGAATCTTGCTATACGTCGTTATTTCAATACGATTTCCCCAAGGATCAAGAAAATCTAGAAAAGAGCCACTTAGAAGTTTAACGCGCATATGTTCAAGTGTTTGTTTTACCAATTCCTTATTGTCCACTGCTATGCCAACATGACGCTTTTGATCGGCTTGTCTATTATCATTTTTTATGAAATTGATAAATTGATCTCCAAAATAAATAGATGCTTGCATCTCATTTTTTTCATGAACTTCGAAATTCAAGAAATCGCTATAGAATTTTATGGCTTCCTCTATATCCCCAACTTCTAATGCCACATGATTTATACCTATTGCATTTGCTTTCATATTTTTTCCTTTTAAATCTATTAATTGTAAGAAATCTCAGTGTTGTTTACAGAGAGGTTGATTGAAATAAGCGTTGAGTATTTCATAAGGGGTGGCATTATTCAAACTCTTATGAGGCTTAACGGTATTGTAGAAATTAATGAAACGGAGAGGCTGAATGCGTCGATCGGAGCAGTCTTTAAAGTGAATCTTGCTGTGCCACATGTCCATCAGGGTGCGGATAACCCGCTCAGCTTTACCGTTGGTTTGCGGACGATTGACACGGGTAAACTTCTGACCGATACCGTGCTGCCTACAAGCCTTGATGAAAGCATGGCCGTCAGTTCCTTTAAATTCTTTGCCGTTGTCAGAATAAGCATAGTCGATCTGGTAAGGACATTGAGCAACAGTGCTTGTGAGAAAGCAAGCTGCACTATGCTGGGTTTTATCGGGAAGAATATCGGCATACAGTTCCCTGGAGAAATCATCGATAGCCACAAATAGATACTCGCGAGGTTCATTGGCGGATTGCCCTTTCAAGAAGGGAAGCCGCTTGGTATCGAAATGAACGAGCTCGCCCGGGTAAGATTTGTTATAGCGCTTCGCTTCACGCTTGAGGCGTTCCTGGATGGTTTGCTCGACCTTGGCCAGACGTTTAAGGCCGTACTGCAACGTCTTGAACCGTTGGTTGGTACTGTTACGCGAAGTAAATTCCTGTAGCCTGGCTCGTTTCAGTACGTCATAAATCGTTGGACGGCTGACGTGGAAGTGTTCTGCCAGCTGAACTACCTTCCACAACCGGGTTTGATATAGCTGCCAAATTTCCTGGCGATCCAATAATGTTAAGCGAGTACGTTTGTGTATATTCATTTACAGTATTCTCCTGAATACTGTAAACAACGCTAGGGATTCTTACAGTTTAACGTTTAAATCAATTGCCAATTAGTAAGCTGGATTGGGCATCCACCAGTCAAAAAAATCTAAGCAATATTCGACCGGTGTCAACATGCGAGAAATCTAAATGCATCAATTTACATCTTGCCGCAAAAGCGTTTGTCAAATTTTATTTGACAATTAAGACAACCGGTCGTATTGTATGCGTATGGCAAAATCGATCCAAAAAGAACTCAATAGAGAAAACCTGTTAAACCAAGGCGTCGCTTTATTTATGGAGCAAGGTTATCACGGTACTGGGCTGCAGGAAATTCTCGATGCAGTGAGTGTTCCGAAGGGTTCTTTCTATAATTATTTCGGCAGCAAAGAGGACTTTGGAGCCGAGGTTATTCAGCACTATATTGATCCTTTTATTGTGAAATTATCCACACATTTGAGCAAAACTGATGTGGATGCGCTAAGTGCAATCAAGCGATATTTTGACGAGCTAATTGTGGAACTCGAAAATAACCAATTTAAAGGCGGTTGCCTGCTGGGTAATCTGATGGGAGAAATCGGCAGCACCAACGATGTTTGTCAGCAATCCCTGCAATCGGCTATCAGGCGCTATCGAGACTTATTGCAGTCTGGATTGGCCAAGGCGCAACAGCAAGGAACAGTAAGGTCAGACAAATCGTCCGAAGCAATGGCTGATTTGCTGATCAATGCCTGGCAAGGAGCTTTACTGCGAATGCAAATAGAGAAGTCATCTGCGCCGGTTAAGCAATGTTGTCAGGATTTGCTGGAAGATTATTTTAGGGCTTGATTATTTTTTATCGAATAAATAGACGACCGGTCATATTATTAATTCAATTTTAGAGGAGATAAAAATGCCAAAATATATTATTGAACGCGAAATTCCTGGAGCAGGTTCACTGACACAACAAGAGCTAAAAGCCATTTCGCAGAAATCATGCGGCATCTTAAACAGTATGGGGCCACGAATCCAGTGGCTGGAAAGTTATGTAACTGACGATAAAGTCTATTGCGTCTACATTGCCCCCGATGAGACCACCGTTAGAGCACATGCTGAACAAGGCGAGTTTCCAGCCAATCGTATTTCTCAAATCAGATCCGTGATTGATCCAAGTACGGCTGAATAGCATGCAAAAACTTTGCCGCTCATGAAAAATATTTTTCATCAAGGGAGTAATGATTATGCAACCCCATACTTTTCGCCTTGCAATACTAACTCTGACCCTGGTTGTCGCAAGTACTTTTGAATCATTTGCAGCAACTGAATCAGACGGACAGCTTATACCTAGACTGCAAAATCTGGGTACGCACACATTTCCAGTCAGTACACGCAATCCACTGGCACAGCAATATATCAACCAGGGCCTCAATCTAGCGTATGCATTCAATCATGCTGAGGCGCGCCGCGCATTTCGCGAAGCGGCAAGGCTTGCCCCCGGACTTGCGATGGCTTACTGGGGCCAGGCTCTCGTACTCGGTCCTAATATCAACGCTATGATGGAGCCGAACGAAGAACCACAGGCTTTGGAAATTATGCAGCAAGCAAAGTCACTGATGATGAATGCTTCACCAAGGGAGCAAGCACTTATCGGCGCACTGGAAAAGCGCTATTCAGGAAAAACCGAACACAGAGCAACGAATGATAAGGCTTACGCGCAGGCAATGCGGGAAGTGCATCAGCGTTTTCCGGATGATGCGGATATCGCGATGCTGTATGTCGAGTCCATGATGGATCTGCGTCCCTGGGGTTACTGGATGCTGGACGGTACTCCGTATGAAGGCACAGCCGAAATCGTCGCGCTTACTGAAGATGTATTACGGCGCAATCCGCAACATCCTGGCGCGCTGCACATGTACATTCATCTGATTGAGCCGACCAGTACACCCGAGCGTGCAGAGAAGGCAGCCGACACTTTGCTGAACTTAATGCCGGCGGCAGGGCACATGATACACATGGCATCGCATATTTATCAGCGGGTCGGACGCTACGCCGATTCCATGAAAAGCAATCAATTGGCAATCGCGGCAGACGAAAATTACATCACGCAATGCCATGCTCAAGGGTTATACCCGATGGTCTATTATCCGCACAACATTCACTTTCTCTGGTTCGCAGCCACAATGGATGGTCAAAGCGAGATTGCGATTGAATCTGCCAAACAGGCTGCTGGCAAGATTGACGATGAAGTGCTAAAAGCGATTCCATTGACGGCAATTTTTCGCGTGACACCTTATTGGGCATTAGCCAGGTTTGGACATTGGCAAGAAATTCTTGAACAACCTGCGCCACCGTCAACCAATCCATTCTTGACCGGGAGCTGGCATTATGTACGCGGTCTAGCATTTGTTGCGATGAGGCAACCGCTACAAGCTGAGCAGGAGTTAATAGCGCTGCGCAAGATCATGAAAAACCCGTCACTAGACAATTCGCTGTTGTCTAAAAATACTACCAGCACCATACTTAGTATCGCACCTGAAGTGCTGGCAGGTGAAATTGCCGCTGCTCACGGTCAATTCGATCAGGCTATTGCATACCTTGAAAAAGCGGTTCGCCTAGAGGATGCCCTGGTATATACAGAGCCGTCGGAATTTCATCTCCCGCCACGCTTGGCACTGGGCGCTATCTTGCTGGAAGCAGGTCAGCCAACTGAAGCGGAAACCGTTTACTGGGAAGACTTGCGGCGAAATCGTAACAATGGTTGGGCGCTCTACGGACTGATACAGGCATTGCGCGCGCAAAAAAAGGATGATCAGGCAAGGCTTATCGAAGCGCGCTTCAAAAAAGCTTGGGAGCGTGCAGATGTCACCCTGCAGGCATCCCGCTTCGGGCGCCCGTTACGCTGAGCAAGCACATAGCCAAATGGTTCTGGCAACACTCAATCTCCAGATCGGCTGCTACTAGCTTGGATGAACTCGGCGAACCCAGCAAGAAAACTTCGGAGTTGCTCACGTGCTGCCTCATCTACCATTTCACCCGATTCATTGAAGACGTGATGTGCTCGTGATATGAGCAACCGTCCACCGAACCATGGACGCATGCCTAATGCCCGTAGCACAGGGAGCCAGGCATTCTGAGACAGGACTGTGCCAAATCCGCCGGGCGACGCTCCCATCAGTGCAACCGGACGGTCACCGAAAGTTCGTGCAATACTGCTTGGTGGCCGAGATAGCCAGTCAATCGCATTTTTGAGCACGCCCGGTATGGAATTATTGTATTCTGGGGTAGCCAGCAATAATCCATCCGCAGCAGCAATTTGTTCTTGCAGCACAATAACTGTTTGAGGAATACCTTCATTGACCTCGATATCTTCATCATAGAGCGGAATGCCTTTGAGTGTCGCGATCTCCAACTTGGCTTCGTTCGGCATTAGTCCTGCGGCCATACGTAGAGCAGTGCAGTATTGTACGAACCGCTACGTAGACTTCCTGTAATTCCGATGATTTGTATCATGGTAATCCCCCCCATTTTTAACAGGAGCATGCAGTAGAGAGTTTTAATTTAAAAGCTTCTGCCAACTTCATGGCTGGTGTTATACCTCCAAGCGCCATGCTCGGACGTTCATTATTGTAAATCCACAACCACTGTGTCACAGTGAGTTGCGCCTCTTCAATGGTTGCAAAGTCTTCATCTCCAGCCATTCATGGCGAACAGTTCTGTTATAGCGTTCTATATAAGCATTCTGTTGTGGTTTTCCTGGCTGAATGTAATCAAGCTGGATACCCTGCTTCTCTGCCCAACAACAAAGAGTGCTACTGATATTTTCGGGCCCGTTATCACAACGAATCTTTTGGGGTTTGCCGCGCCATTCAATAATCCGATCCAGAGCGCGTGTAACGCGTTCTGATGGAAGCGATACATCCACTTCGATTCCCAACCCTTCACGGTTGAAGTCATCCAGCACATTAGAAGTTCGAAAAGATCTGCCATTGGTGAGTTGATCAGCCATGAAATCCATCGACCATGTGTCATTGGGCCGTTCTGGCACAGCCAATGGCTCGGGCTTACCCCGCTTTAATCGCTTGCGCGGCTTAATTCGTAAATTTAATTCCAGTTCACGGTAAATACGATACACCCGTTTGTGATTCCATCCAAAACCCTTCACATTACGCAAATATAGGAAACACAAACCAAAGCCCCAGCGCTTGTGGCAAGCCGTCAAACGGAGTAACCAATCGGCAATTTCCTCGTTCTCATCGTTGCGCATTGGTCGATAACGATAGCAGGTCTCAGAAATGCAAAATGTTGCACACGCCAAAACGATACTAACGGACTTATCCTGTACTGCCCACTGTGCCATCACCTTGCGCTGTGAGGGCTTTACCACTTTTTTTCAAGTGCCTCCTTCAATAGCTCATTCTGCATCTGGCTTTCCGCATACATCCGCTTTAACCGTTTGTTTTCCTCAGCCATCGCCTTCATTTCAGATAGTAAGTCAGCATCCATCCCACCATACTTGCTGCGCCATTTATAAAAACTTGCATTACTCATTCTATATTCTCGGCATAAATCAGCCACAGGAATTCCTCCTTCAGCTTGCTTCAATATCTGCATGATCTGGTTTTCCGTATATCGCTGTTTCTTCATCAGTAAAATTCCACTTCGTCTAGGATAGAAAATTCTACTGCTTTGCTCGTTCAATTTTTGGGGGGATTACCCTAGTTTCGAATAACTCTGTTCCATTGCACTGAATGAGCGCACATCAAGGATTGATGTCATTTTTTAATATGTGCTATCATTGATATCGCATGATAAGGAGTGAAGTCAAATGTCTGTTGTTACTGTTCGTAATTTGCCTGAAGAAACGCATCGCGCGCTTAAACTGCGTGCTGCTCAACATGGACGTAGCACCGAAGCTGAAATCCGGGAAATCCTGGAGGAGGCAGTGCGTCCTAAGACGCGTGTCAAAATCGGATCAGAACTCGCTGCTTTTGGTCAATCCTTTGGAGAGCTTGATTTTAATGACACTCGTGATCAGACACCGACTGATCCGGCAGTGTTCGAATGATCGTTCTGGATACGAATGTCATATCCGAGCCAATGAAACTCAATGGCAATCCCGCCGTTCAAACTTGGCTTGATCGGCAGACGGCAGAGACACTGTATCTGACAGCAACAAGCCTTTCCGAATTGCTGATCGGCATTGAAATCCTGCCGGATGGCAAGCGTAAAGAAGGACTTGATATCGCATTGAGGAAACTGATGGAGAGGCTTTTTGGGTCGCGCATACTATCATTCGACCAACAGGCTGCGATAGTATATGCGCCCATAGTCGGTCGAGCTAGAACTAGTGGTCGCCTCATCTCTGTGGCAGACGGTCAGATTGCCGCAATCGCGGTCGTACATGGATTCACCATAGCGACGCGAGATACTGCGCCTTTTGTCGCTGCCGGAGTGCCTGTCATCAATCCTTGGGAAGAATGATCTTAGGTATTTATGTTAATGATAGTTATCAAAGGAACATCGTTTTGCGAGAACGAAATAAGATGCGAAATTAACTGTGTCAAATTTGTGCCAATCTGCTCTGTAAGTGTCACCGTTTGTGGTTGTATGAGACAGTTTTTATGCTTGGCAAGCATTGTAAGTGATTGATTTATATGTAACTGGAATTTGTAAATAAGTTTTGTAATCAGAAGGTCCCGAGTTCGATTCTTGGTGTCGGCACCAAAGATAATGTAGGTATTTTGAAATGGGTCTTAGGAAGTTAAGCACTTACTAAAGTGTGCTAACTTTCTGAGATGAATGCTAAAAACAGATACTATTTTCGTTCTCGAATCAGAGAAGCAAAATTCAGGCAACTTATTCGATGTTTTTCGATGGATTTTACTGCTACTGACACAGCCCAATTGACCGGCATTTCTATCCGATCCGTCAATACCATTTATCTTAAAATACGACAGCGAATTGCCCAGAATTGCGAACTTGAATCCCCTCTGCAAGGTTCTGTAGAAGTTGATGAGTCTTACTTTGGTGCCCAGCGAGTCAGGGGTAAAAGGGGGCGGGGCGCTTATGGCAAAACAATAGTCTTTGGTGTGCTTAAACGCCAAGGAAAAGTTTATACAGAGATTGTTCCAGATTGCTCTAAAGCGACATTGCAAGCCATTATCCGTGGGCATGTAGCGCCCGATACCGTAATCCATTCCGATGGATGGCGTGGTTATGACGGATTGGTCGATATCGGCTTTGATAAGCACTTCAGGGTTCACCATGGTGACAATGAGTTTGCCAGTGGCGAGCGGCATATTAATGGTATCGAGTCTTTCTGGAGTTTTGCTAAAAGACGTTTGGCCAAGTTCAATGGTGTGCCCGAACATACTTTCTACCTGCACTTGAAAGAAACCGAATTTCGTTTTAATCATCGCCGTGATAATCTCTATCATGAAATTCTTAAATTGTTACGTTTAAACCCGCTTTAACTTCCTAAGACCCTTTGAAATTTATCAGTGGCTGTGAGCGACTTCCGTTTGCTTGCTGGCGCCTACTATAGTCATGACATCGGATGGTTGCATGTGCAGAAGCTTGGCTATATTTTCATAATCATCGGGTAATGCGGCATCATTCCAGCCGTTGGCGGCATGCCGGGCTAAATCTACTGCTAAAACAACATTACGGACTCTCTGTAAATTTGAATTGTTATCGTCCATGAGGGTAATTAATAATTCGGGTAATTTCCATTTAATCGCAAGTTCTAGCTGGAGTTGATACAAAGAAAAACCGAGTATCTTTTCTTGTGCTACAGTGCTGCGAAGTGATTTGTTTTGTTTTTGTAATTGTTTGATTTTCAGCATCTCAGCAGGGGAAAAGCACCACATCAGCATTTCGGCGATATCGTGCAATAATGCAGCCAGCCGGATCTCGGCAAAATGCAAATCATGCAGACGGACTGCCCAGTCAAAAGCGTAGGTGGAGGCAAGGTTTGCACGGTGCGTGGTTTTTAGCAAATATACCAGCGCGTTCATATTGCCGCGCCCCAGAACTTCTTCTACCAAAGGTTTTGCGGGTATTTTATTCAGAGTGCTTTCAAGTCCAAGCATCAATATGATTTGCTCGACCTCCATAACATCGTGTTGTTGCGCGCGGTGCTTGTGCTGTTGCATGTGGCGTAGCAGCTTCACAGTCAT
The nucleotide sequence above comes from Gammaproteobacteria bacterium. Encoded proteins:
- a CDS encoding HDOD domain-containing protein; this translates as MLQHNQRKLSDWVNFLTAAEIPVLKQTARNLALLQQNEQHLNSRSFAQVVKNDPLMTVKLLRHMQQHKHRAQQHDVMEVEQIILMLGLESTLNKIPAKPLVEEVLGRGNMNALVYLLKTTHRANLASTYAFDWAVRLHDLHFAEIRLAALLHDIAEMLMWCFSPAEMLKIKQLQKQNKSLRSTVAQEKILGFSLYQLQLELAIKWKLPELLITLMDDNNSNLQRVRNVVLAVDLARHAANGWNDAALPDDYENIAKLLHMQPSDVMTIVGASKQTEVAHSH
- a CDS encoding DUF4242 domain-containing protein; the encoded protein is MPKYIIEREIPGAGSLTQQELKAISQKSCGILNSMGPRIQWLESYVTDDKVYCVYIAPDETTVRAHAEQGEFPANRISQIRSVIDPSTAE
- a CDS encoding IS1595 family transposase: MNAKNRYYFRSRIREAKFRQLIRCFSMDFTATDTAQLTGISIRSVNTIYLKIRQRIAQNCELESPLQGSVEVDESYFGAQRVRGKRGRGAYGKTIVFGVLKRQGKVYTEIVPDCSKATLQAIIRGHVAPDTVIHSDGWRGYDGLVDIGFDKHFRVHHGDNEFASGERHINGIESFWSFAKRRLAKFNGVPEHTFYLHLKETEFRFNHRRDNLYHEILKLLRLNPL
- a CDS encoding TetR family transcriptional regulator C-terminal domain-containing protein, translating into MAKSIQKELNRENLLNQGVALFMEQGYHGTGLQEILDAVSVPKGSFYNYFGSKEDFGAEVIQHYIDPFIVKLSTHLSKTDVDALSAIKRYFDELIVELENNQFKGGCLLGNLMGEIGSTNDVCQQSLQSAIRRYRDLLQSGLAKAQQQGTVRSDKSSEAMADLLINAWQGALLRMQIEKSSAPVKQCCQDLLEDYFRA
- a CDS encoding Arc family DNA-binding protein, which codes for MSVVTVRNLPEETHRALKLRAAQHGRSTEAEIREILEEAVRPKTRVKIGSELAAFGQSFGELDFNDTRDQTPTDPAVFE
- a CDS encoding transposase family protein, giving the protein MNIHKRTRLTLLDRQEIWQLYQTRLWKVVQLAEHFHVSRPTIYDVLKRARLQEFTSRNSTNQRFKTLQYGLKRLAKVEQTIQERLKREAKRYNKSYPGELVHFDTKRLPFLKGQSANEPREYLFVAIDDFSRELYADILPDKTQHSAACFLTSTVAQCPYQIDYAYSDNGKEFKGTDGHAFIKACRQHGIGQKFTRVNRPQTNGKAERVIRTLMDMWHSKIHFKDCSDRRIQPLRFINFYNTVKPHKSLNNATPYEILNAYFNQPLCKQH
- a CDS encoding type II toxin-antitoxin system VapC family toxin, with amino-acid sequence MIVLDTNVISEPMKLNGNPAVQTWLDRQTAETLYLTATSLSELLIGIEILPDGKRKEGLDIALRKLMERLFGSRILSFDQQAAIVYAPIVGRARTSGRLISVADGQIAAIAVVHGFTIATRDTAPFVAAGVPVINPWEE
- a CDS encoding VOC family protein; the encoded protein is MKANAIGINHVALEVGDIEEAIKFYSDFLNFEVHEKNEMQASIYFGDQFINFIKNDNRQADQKRHVGIAVDNKELVKQTLEHMRVKLLSGSFLDFLDPWGNRIEITTYSKIQYTKADHVLRGMGLGHLKKTEEALAELNAKGLGPTQCDNS